The following are encoded together in the Rhodopirellula bahusiensis genome:
- a CDS encoding Gfo/Idh/MocA family protein has translation MRRCCAKSSLFGEPRSTLSIQPKDSAVTKRSQYPGVQSSASTQTNHRARDRRLFLKAGAALSATVATRTVLAETSPSKSPNDVVRIGIMGVNNRGAALAKGFIKDPGSDVVAICDVDSRASEKVAGSIADGQRHRPKTFVDVRKMLDEGNVDALVVAAPNHWHAPATILGCAAGKHVYVEKPCSQTAEEGVLAVEAARKHNRVVQMGSQRRSWPAIIRAIELVHSGGIGDVSYSRSWYNNRRPSIGHGQTASVPDWLNWDLWQGPAPRREYVDNLVHYNWHWRWHWGNGELGNNGIHVLDLARWGLQVTTPSRVRAGGGKYRHDDDQETPDTMMVTYDFPEGKTATWEGLSWSPLGPHDAAVGVSFHGSEGSIVIRGNGFTRFDDHNKEIETVNDEGGDTSHLADFLDATRTGRLPNADIQEAHLSTLLCHLGNMAYRSSSELEIDSATGKPVGNSDALSYWGREYQPGWKPVV, from the coding sequence ATGCGTCGTTGTTGTGCGAAGTCCAGCTTGTTTGGCGAACCGCGATCAACGCTTTCGATTCAACCAAAGGATTCCGCCGTGACCAAGCGTTCTCAGTATCCTGGTGTCCAGTCTTCTGCGTCGACGCAAACGAATCATCGTGCGCGTGATCGTCGTTTGTTCTTGAAGGCGGGGGCGGCACTGAGTGCGACGGTCGCAACTCGAACGGTGCTCGCCGAGACTTCTCCTTCGAAGTCACCCAACGATGTCGTTCGCATTGGAATCATGGGCGTCAACAATCGTGGAGCCGCCCTGGCAAAGGGCTTCATCAAGGATCCCGGATCCGACGTGGTTGCCATCTGCGATGTGGATTCGCGAGCATCTGAGAAGGTGGCTGGTTCCATTGCGGATGGACAACGGCACCGACCCAAGACGTTCGTTGATGTTCGGAAGATGTTGGACGAAGGCAACGTGGACGCGCTCGTGGTGGCGGCCCCGAACCACTGGCATGCTCCCGCTACGATTTTAGGGTGTGCCGCCGGCAAGCATGTCTACGTCGAAAAACCATGCAGCCAAACCGCCGAGGAAGGTGTGTTGGCTGTCGAAGCGGCACGGAAGCACAATCGTGTGGTGCAGATGGGATCGCAGCGTCGCAGTTGGCCGGCGATCATTCGTGCGATCGAATTGGTTCACTCGGGTGGCATCGGCGACGTTTCCTATTCACGCAGTTGGTACAACAACCGGCGCCCATCGATCGGGCACGGCCAAACGGCATCGGTCCCGGATTGGTTGAACTGGGATCTGTGGCAAGGTCCAGCGCCGCGTCGCGAATACGTGGACAATTTGGTTCACTACAACTGGCACTGGCGTTGGCATTGGGGCAACGGCGAACTTGGCAACAACGGCATCCATGTGTTGGATTTGGCTCGTTGGGGATTGCAAGTCACAACACCGAGTCGAGTTCGTGCGGGCGGGGGCAAGTACCGTCACGACGACGATCAAGAAACACCCGACACGATGATGGTGACCTACGATTTCCCCGAGGGAAAGACAGCGACCTGGGAAGGGCTGAGTTGGTCACCGTTGGGCCCCCATGATGCAGCGGTCGGAGTCAGTTTCCACGGCAGCGAAGGTTCGATTGTTATCCGTGGCAATGGTTTCACTCGGTTTGATGACCACAACAAAGAAATCGAAACCGTCAACGATGAAGGTGGCGATACGAGCCACCTGGCCGATTTCCTGGACGCCACTCGCACCGGCCGACTCCCCAATGCCGACATCCAGGAAGCTCACTTGAGCACGTTGCTTTGTCACCTGGGCAACATGGCGTACCGCAGTTCATCGGAACTGGAGATTGATTCGGCTACCGGCAAACCCGTCGGGAATTCCGATGCGTTGTCATATTGGGGCCGTGAGTATCAACCTGGTTGGAAGCCCGTTGTCTGA
- a CDS encoding SHD1 domain-containing protein: MSWATTSPLQRLVIVLFAGTLGIASEARCEDVAYLPAVGETFDYGIEYRIIETTEGERNPIMIRQRCRLRYVVTKSDSKEWTGTYQTIPFMGNKLANKGALATYHRRTRESYEAGPNNQFGRTPSDPDMARLQQAASQRAEAMRMELQRRKLVELEQYRGLFRFCDGEIWCTASGKIRGKGEKGNLPFATGAIAGLIFLQLPDDGKTESGFSSRSESGLNFVSSNNDQVAQSTISVFSLMTPRESLEQGHLAFDREIEIAGGVSAGKQLTLSGSGMWEFSTEMGMPYAGSVDYKIEGASYVGKATKFDLRVGFHHLDPIRAMLFDNDLMPTMEAFDATNLPRLTSKQQSEMVKHWEPRSKKSRVRPNYALGNQFAQLATNSAPPPANSKLERLLEEELRDESNWKNDIQFEQILSRWKSIREVATKFPREWSDDSGSFTIKAMLRSVDKSNVSLLRLDNRQTISVPLDKLSEEDVEFARTFGVPDQGS, from the coding sequence ATGAGTTGGGCGACGACGAGTCCATTGCAACGTTTGGTAATCGTGTTGTTCGCTGGAACGCTTGGGATAGCTAGCGAGGCTCGCTGCGAGGACGTTGCCTACTTGCCCGCGGTGGGCGAAACGTTTGACTACGGGATTGAGTACCGGATCATTGAAACCACCGAAGGCGAACGCAATCCCATCATGATCCGCCAACGATGCCGATTGCGTTACGTGGTGACGAAATCGGATTCCAAGGAATGGACAGGGACCTATCAGACGATTCCGTTCATGGGAAACAAGCTTGCCAACAAAGGTGCGCTTGCGACGTACCATCGACGTACGCGGGAGTCCTACGAAGCTGGCCCGAACAACCAATTTGGGCGGACTCCTTCCGATCCGGATATGGCACGTCTGCAACAAGCCGCGAGTCAGCGTGCCGAAGCGATGCGGATGGAGTTGCAGCGGCGAAAACTTGTCGAGCTGGAGCAATATCGGGGGCTGTTTCGCTTTTGCGACGGAGAGATCTGGTGCACGGCTTCAGGCAAAATTCGCGGCAAAGGTGAAAAGGGAAACCTGCCCTTCGCCACCGGTGCGATCGCGGGTTTGATCTTCTTGCAGCTACCGGATGACGGCAAAACAGAGTCGGGATTCAGCTCTCGTAGTGAAAGTGGTTTGAACTTCGTTTCATCGAATAACGACCAAGTTGCTCAGTCAACGATTTCCGTGTTTTCGCTGATGACTCCACGGGAGTCGCTCGAACAAGGTCACTTGGCTTTCGATCGCGAAATTGAAATTGCTGGAGGCGTTTCTGCTGGGAAACAGCTCACGCTTTCAGGTTCCGGGATGTGGGAATTCTCGACCGAAATGGGAATGCCATATGCCGGTAGCGTTGACTACAAAATCGAAGGAGCAAGCTATGTCGGGAAGGCAACCAAATTTGATTTGCGTGTCGGGTTTCATCACCTCGATCCGATTCGAGCGATGTTGTTTGACAATGATTTGATGCCCACGATGGAGGCATTCGATGCCACCAACCTGCCACGGCTGACTTCGAAGCAGCAATCCGAAATGGTGAAGCATTGGGAGCCACGATCTAAGAAAAGTCGGGTTCGACCGAACTATGCGCTGGGGAACCAGTTTGCGCAACTGGCAACCAACAGCGCGCCACCGCCAGCGAATTCGAAGTTGGAGCGTTTGCTGGAGGAAGAACTTCGCGACGAATCCAATTGGAAGAATGACATCCAATTCGAGCAGATTCTCAGTCGTTGGAAATCAATCCGGGAAGTCGCGACCAAGTTTCCGCGAGAGTGGTCGGACGACAGTGGATCGTTCACGATCAAAGCGATGTTGCGATCGGTTGATAAGTCGAACGTCTCGCTGTTGAGATTGGACAACCGGCAAACGATATCCGTGCCGCTCGATAAATTGAGCGAAGAGGATGTCGAGTTTGCTCGCACGTTTGGTGTGCCCGATCAAGGAAGCTGA
- a CDS encoding DUF1570 domain-containing protein yields MTSIQIGAHQADRFRGRSGDLPLQTSSPHRLCRIEGSGWIRVIAIVSLLASCCSWQVARADYAIYQIPGTDAGLLLEGTTNYNPGGTVTFRHPRGSLYFNARDLQVIQTPTRQTIFKRKSGKILSEKTVDNYIKLAQWALQHGMLKECKSLLSDAWKLDPSDTKIKKLASLMVHINRPVPNDSASEAHVRNLIGGSRMEMSRSKHFALFHDAQSEKDAVTKMTRAEMRLELLEKVYESYFLTFALRGFYLKPPSEPLNAVLFSEHKDFLLMERRLEMGLKQVAGFYLPEENVSFFYDSGTTEIFLYLKELTDKLDEMKDQAKRTRSPNAAHIIRFANTVSLLIDIEHESEDVATVSHEAVHQLAANTGLFPRDGVFIRWVHEGLASYFESSKLAVWSGVGVVDQNRISYYRALEGDTVRGSVEFIVSDLGFIVESALGDQLPAYGQAWALTHYLFTERFDELIQFYGKSRKIPVDTPPKEKGMELVELFNECFGDRVTLELEWRRYMRTLKTDMEQLAEEL; encoded by the coding sequence ATGACGAGCATCCAGATTGGAGCTCACCAAGCGGACCGATTTCGCGGCCGAAGTGGAGACTTACCTTTGCAGACTTCCTCGCCGCATCGGCTGTGCAGGATTGAAGGTTCAGGTTGGATTCGCGTCATTGCAATCGTCAGTCTGCTGGCGAGTTGTTGCTCGTGGCAGGTTGCTCGGGCGGACTATGCCATCTACCAGATTCCGGGGACGGACGCCGGTTTGTTGCTGGAAGGCACGACGAATTACAACCCTGGAGGCACGGTCACCTTTCGTCATCCTCGCGGATCGCTGTATTTCAACGCTCGCGATTTGCAGGTGATTCAGACGCCAACCCGGCAAACCATCTTCAAACGCAAATCGGGGAAAATCCTCAGCGAAAAGACGGTCGACAACTACATCAAATTGGCCCAGTGGGCACTCCAGCATGGGATGTTGAAGGAGTGCAAGTCACTGCTCAGCGATGCTTGGAAATTGGACCCGTCCGATACGAAGATCAAAAAGTTGGCGTCGTTGATGGTGCACATCAATCGGCCGGTGCCCAATGATTCCGCGAGCGAGGCCCATGTTCGGAACTTGATCGGAGGGAGCCGTATGGAAATGTCGCGGAGCAAGCACTTTGCGTTGTTCCATGATGCCCAAAGCGAAAAAGACGCGGTGACCAAGATGACTCGAGCGGAGATGCGTCTGGAGTTGTTGGAGAAAGTCTACGAGTCGTACTTCCTGACATTTGCCCTGCGTGGGTTTTATTTGAAACCGCCAAGCGAACCGCTCAATGCCGTCTTGTTTTCGGAACACAAAGATTTTTTGTTGATGGAACGACGGCTCGAAATGGGTCTGAAGCAGGTCGCTGGTTTCTACCTCCCTGAGGAGAACGTTTCGTTTTTCTATGACTCGGGCACCACTGAAATCTTTCTGTACTTGAAAGAATTGACGGACAAGCTCGATGAAATGAAGGACCAAGCCAAGCGGACTCGAAGTCCCAACGCGGCTCACATCATTCGGTTCGCGAACACGGTTTCGTTGTTGATCGACATCGAGCACGAGAGCGAAGACGTCGCAACGGTCTCACACGAAGCGGTTCACCAATTGGCCGCCAACACGGGATTGTTCCCGCGGGATGGTGTTTTCATTCGCTGGGTCCACGAAGGTTTGGCGTCCTACTTTGAGTCATCGAAGTTAGCAGTTTGGAGTGGCGTTGGTGTGGTCGACCAGAACCGGATCAGTTACTACCGCGCGTTGGAAGGCGACACGGTTCGCGGAAGTGTGGAGTTCATCGTTTCGGACCTTGGATTCATTGTTGAATCGGCTCTTGGTGACCAGCTTCCTGCTTACGGGCAAGCTTGGGCGTTGACGCATTACTTGTTCACCGAACGGTTTGACGAACTGATTCAGTTTTACGGCAAGTCACGCAAAATTCCCGTCGACACGCCTCCCAAAGAAAAGGGAATGGAACTGGTGGAGTTGTTCAACGAGTGCTTTGGCGACCGAGTCACGTTGGAACTGGAGTGGCGACGCTACATGCGAACGCTCAAGACGGACATGGAACAGTTGGCGGAGGAATTATGA
- a CDS encoding SGNH/GDSL hydrolase family protein translates to MTSPSPRSPSSPSKPQLSVRKKILFSFVFVVGVLGSIELLLRVARIGEPPAIGVLRFGYDTGIPIFDGDGIEREGEFYQDVPLFEADPNLFWKPIANTPFTGTDGLRLPAPKQQSKRDNTYRIGVIGDSCSFLGTTLYPARFANLIEEATELDVEVVNASCPGYTSFQGKQRLQALWPWEPDIVVAYFGWNDHWKSLNGQTDRDVMQRQMLSDRARTWLGKSRIFWCMYSLRTKLAPLKSIRDAPVRVPLEHYQENLQEILSRSEEHACPTFFVTAPSAYRDGQMPPWSYDFFGQFYGMNANDVSAIPQTHHQYNDVVRQLTESNSNAHLVDVAADWRKESDTEKDPERFRGDRIHLTEQGHQEIAEQLFKRWTELDVRAK, encoded by the coding sequence ATGACCTCGCCAAGCCCTCGTTCCCCTTCCTCGCCATCGAAGCCGCAGCTATCGGTTCGGAAGAAGATCCTGTTTTCCTTCGTGTTTGTTGTTGGAGTCCTTGGATCGATCGAGCTCTTGCTGCGTGTTGCGAGGATTGGCGAGCCGCCCGCAATTGGCGTTTTGCGGTTTGGCTACGACACTGGCATTCCAATCTTTGACGGGGATGGTATTGAGCGAGAAGGCGAGTTCTATCAGGACGTGCCACTATTCGAAGCCGACCCGAATTTGTTCTGGAAACCGATCGCCAACACACCGTTCACGGGCACGGATGGGCTGCGACTTCCTGCTCCTAAACAACAATCAAAGAGAGACAACACTTACCGAATTGGAGTGATTGGCGACTCCTGCAGCTTTCTCGGAACAACGCTTTACCCGGCTCGTTTCGCCAACCTCATCGAGGAAGCCACCGAACTCGACGTTGAAGTCGTCAACGCGAGCTGCCCGGGCTACACATCCTTCCAAGGCAAGCAACGTTTGCAAGCTCTGTGGCCTTGGGAACCGGACATCGTCGTCGCCTACTTTGGTTGGAACGATCACTGGAAGTCGTTGAACGGTCAAACGGATCGAGACGTGATGCAGAGACAAATGTTGAGCGACCGAGCACGCACTTGGCTGGGGAAGTCGCGAATTTTTTGGTGCATGTACTCGTTGCGTACCAAGCTTGCACCGTTGAAGTCGATTCGCGACGCGCCCGTTCGTGTTCCGCTGGAACATTATCAAGAGAACCTGCAAGAGATCCTTTCCCGCTCGGAAGAGCATGCTTGCCCCACGTTCTTCGTCACGGCTCCTTCCGCGTATCGCGACGGCCAAATGCCACCTTGGTCGTATGACTTTTTCGGTCAGTTTTATGGGATGAATGCCAATGACGTTTCTGCCATTCCGCAAACGCACCATCAGTACAACGATGTGGTGCGACAACTCACTGAGTCAAACTCGAACGCTCACTTGGTGGACGTTGCCGCTGACTGGAGAAAAGAATCGGATACAGAGAAAGATCCAGAACGATTTCGGGGCGATCGGATTCACCTGACTGAACAAGGGCATCAAGAAATCGCCGAGCAGCTTTTCAAACGGTGGACCGAGCTGGACGTTCGTGCAAAGTGA
- a CDS encoding ABC transporter permease — MYRLLLCFRYLRTRYIALASIISVTLGVATLIVVNSVMAGFSAEMHERLHGLASDIVIECHASGGMPDPDAHLDEINRIVGDQIAGSSVSVHVPSMLGIDFNGQLITHHVNLVGIDAETYDNVSHFGRYLLHPDNQTAVSFDLREDGYEEAREGFPNSGWKYRRDHARMEKAWEAERKRIEDLSREAARLASGRPQEDNTEMVDSDGPSIGFGGPTIGTNLPEGLREEGAGDKPVYFDPEADQYPGIILGIATCSNKSRDAEGNVRDHYYCRPGDDVRLMFPNASDKPKVVNQKFTVVDLYESGMSEYDSTFAFVRLDQLQDFRGMIDPISNTTSVTTIQLKLIEGADLNAVRDALRQRFPPDTYAYSIQTWRDMQGPLLAAVRLETTILNILLFLIIAVAGFGILATFFMIVVEKTRDIGTLKALGASGSGVMSIFLSYGLLLGIVGSGVGLVGGIAFVHNINDIASVIETITGQEVFDPTVYYFTEIPTILNPFTLAWVMAGAVAIATTASVLPAIRAARMHPVAALRFE; from the coding sequence ATGTACCGACTGCTGCTTTGTTTTCGCTATTTGCGAACACGCTACATCGCATTGGCGTCAATCATCAGCGTCACGCTGGGCGTGGCCACTCTGATTGTCGTGAACAGCGTGATGGCGGGTTTTTCCGCGGAGATGCACGAACGCCTGCACGGACTGGCCTCCGACATCGTCATCGAATGCCACGCTTCCGGCGGCATGCCCGATCCTGATGCCCACCTCGACGAAATCAATCGAATCGTCGGTGACCAAATCGCGGGTTCGTCGGTCAGCGTCCATGTCCCCAGCATGCTCGGTATCGATTTCAACGGCCAGTTGATCACGCATCACGTCAACCTCGTCGGCATCGACGCGGAGACTTATGACAACGTCAGCCACTTTGGCCGCTATCTTCTTCACCCCGACAACCAAACCGCCGTTTCCTTCGATTTGCGAGAAGACGGCTACGAAGAAGCACGCGAAGGTTTTCCCAATTCAGGATGGAAGTATCGTCGCGATCACGCTCGAATGGAAAAGGCTTGGGAAGCCGAACGCAAACGAATTGAAGACTTGAGCCGTGAAGCAGCACGCTTGGCCAGCGGTCGACCACAAGAAGACAACACAGAAATGGTTGATTCCGACGGTCCATCGATCGGGTTCGGTGGTCCTACGATCGGGACCAATCTCCCCGAGGGACTTCGAGAAGAAGGGGCTGGTGACAAACCGGTCTATTTCGATCCAGAAGCCGACCAATACCCGGGCATCATCCTGGGAATTGCGACCTGCAGCAACAAGTCTCGTGATGCCGAAGGCAACGTCCGCGACCACTACTATTGCCGCCCCGGCGACGACGTCCGCTTGATGTTCCCCAATGCATCCGACAAACCTAAGGTCGTCAATCAAAAGTTCACCGTGGTGGATTTGTACGAGTCCGGCATGAGCGAATACGACAGCACGTTCGCGTTCGTGCGATTGGATCAACTGCAAGATTTCCGCGGGATGATCGACCCAATCTCGAATACCACCAGCGTCACCACCATCCAATTGAAGCTGATCGAAGGAGCGGACCTCAACGCCGTTCGCGACGCTCTGCGTCAACGCTTTCCACCCGACACCTACGCCTACAGCATCCAAACATGGCGTGATATGCAGGGCCCCTTGCTGGCCGCCGTTCGCTTGGAAACCACCATCCTGAACATCCTGTTGTTCCTGATCATTGCTGTTGCTGGTTTTGGCATTCTGGCAACGTTCTTCATGATTGTTGTGGAAAAGACCCGCGACATCGGAACCTTGAAAGCGCTCGGTGCCAGTGGCAGCGGCGTGATGAGCATCTTCCTCAGCTACGGTCTGTTGCTTGGCATCGTTGGCAGCGGAGTGGGTTTGGTTGGCGGAATCGCTTTTGTCCACAACATCAACGATATCGCGTCGGTGATTGAAACCATCACCGGTCAAGAAGTCTTTGACCCGACGGTTTATTACTTCACAGAGATCCCCACAATCCTCAACCCGTTCACGTTGGCCTGGGTCATGGCAGGAGCCGTCGCGATTGCGACCACCGCCAGTGTTCTGCCTGCGATCCGTGCCGCTCGTATGCATCCTGTCGCCGCGTTGCGATTCGAGTGA
- a CDS encoding ABC transporter ATP-binding protein, which produces MHSSPELLLEARGIRKSYHKDKIELPILRGIDVGFAAGEMSALVGRSGSGKSTLMHLLATLDQPDSGEVWFDGSRIDNQSRARRDQYRNSQIGIIFQFYHLLPELSAIENVLAPAMIRRSVLGYLRDRKSLRLRAEAMLDRVGLLNRSQHQPSEMSGGEMQRVAIARSLMSNPKLLLADEPTGNLDTETGATILTLLRELNQEDDLTIVMITHDDSIAETADRCYRMCDGLLEDNASNRDASDHSGSAKLETVAA; this is translated from the coding sequence ATGCATTCCTCGCCTGAACTGCTGCTGGAAGCCCGTGGAATTCGCAAGAGTTACCACAAGGACAAAATCGAACTGCCAATTCTTCGCGGCATCGATGTGGGGTTTGCCGCGGGTGAAATGTCGGCGTTGGTCGGACGAAGCGGAAGCGGCAAGAGCACTTTGATGCACTTGCTCGCGACGCTCGATCAACCCGATTCGGGAGAAGTCTGGTTTGACGGATCACGCATCGACAACCAGAGCCGCGCCCGTCGCGATCAGTATCGCAACTCGCAGATCGGAATCATCTTTCAGTTCTATCACCTGCTGCCGGAACTCTCTGCGATCGAAAACGTGTTGGCTCCCGCCATGATCCGCCGCAGCGTTCTGGGCTACCTTCGCGATCGAAAGTCATTGCGTCTTCGAGCCGAAGCGATGCTGGACCGAGTCGGATTGCTGAATCGAAGTCAGCACCAACCATCGGAAATGTCGGGCGGTGAAATGCAACGGGTGGCCATCGCGAGATCGTTGATGTCCAACCCCAAGTTGCTACTGGCTGATGAGCCGACCGGCAACCTCGACACGGAAACCGGAGCAACGATCCTGACTCTACTTCGCGAATTGAATCAGGAAGACGATCTGACAATCGTGATGATCACCCACGATGACTCAATCGCCGAAACCGCCGACCGTTGCTACCGGATGTGCGATGGGTTGCTCGAAGACAACGCATCCAACCGTGACGCAAGCGACCATTCAGGTTCCGCAAAATTGGAAACAGTTGCTGCCTGA
- a CDS encoding multiheme c-type cytochrome: protein MTMSSLRSNQNINDDRGPFCVERESSERSSFNAVDQARMNSLRTHFRNLSAPNGARTRSSVKRSRWSCLMAILGASAIAMPGCNSPTPVAEQSEEEQIASLRPPELVAVKPVAVDADADYHGRVQLLPEDWRFAREQPLSFATSAALNATERESERELTWTVETDQEPSAEEPQTPKKEATGKFDGEIDLSQIDTSEDAQTEKSASDLGKVEIVPTPVARKEIEAEIVPTPLGLPENHRSTAAKTAGVAGPTAARRGNAPAADLSDSPIDLISPEKMIAKRPVNDAESSAAERLSLPAEADAAFQLTGPDSPIIDTLIDAETVGGGQEPEDYNSWPEPSLTLFVTGQQHGYIEPCGCTGLENQKGGVARRMTFLNQLREKGWDMAPIDAGNLVRRYGRQAEIKFHRSLEALREMDYVSVGLGPDDVRLSVNDLIQEASPGDSEEAIYVSANVIPFDRSLMPAHRVVRKGGMTLAVTTLLDPDSLETKLSADIQMTDLVDSAKEALASIQKENPDYTVLTFYGKEENAQELVRAVPGFDLVVIAGGYGEPTYQPQLIEGTETKAILTGDKGMYAGLVGLYPDAPIRYARVPLTHEFEDSQEMRDLMKDYQFQLRDVGFEGLGLKPIQHPSGDKFVGAEACGKCHTTAFDIWESSAHFEATEHLVNPGERGDVSRHFDPECISCHVTGWNPQGYYPYVSGYLELEASSHLHGNGCENCHGPGAAHTKAEEADSGVSDEEKTRLREAMKLPLDEARESCMKCHDLDNSPDFHADGAFNDYWAEIEHYGLD from the coding sequence ATGACGATGTCGTCGCTGCGATCGAATCAAAATATCAATGACGATCGCGGCCCCTTCTGCGTTGAACGTGAATCGTCGGAAAGAAGCTCTTTCAACGCCGTTGATCAGGCCCGGATGAACTCGCTACGCACCCATTTTCGCAATTTGTCAGCCCCGAATGGTGCGCGGACAAGGTCGTCTGTTAAACGCTCTCGATGGTCTTGCTTGATGGCCATCCTGGGGGCGTCCGCGATTGCGATGCCCGGGTGCAACTCGCCCACACCGGTGGCAGAACAATCCGAAGAAGAGCAGATCGCTTCGCTGAGGCCACCCGAATTGGTGGCGGTCAAACCTGTCGCAGTTGATGCAGACGCAGACTACCACGGTCGCGTCCAGCTACTGCCGGAAGATTGGCGTTTCGCTCGCGAGCAACCGCTTTCCTTCGCTACTTCTGCTGCGTTGAATGCGACTGAAAGGGAATCCGAACGGGAATTGACTTGGACGGTTGAAACCGATCAGGAGCCCTCCGCCGAGGAGCCTCAAACGCCGAAGAAAGAGGCAACGGGCAAGTTTGACGGTGAGATTGACCTGAGTCAGATCGACACCAGCGAAGACGCTCAGACGGAAAAGTCAGCTTCGGATCTGGGCAAAGTTGAAATCGTCCCCACGCCTGTGGCTCGCAAAGAGATCGAAGCGGAAATCGTTCCGACGCCGTTGGGGTTGCCGGAGAACCATCGTTCGACCGCTGCGAAGACAGCCGGTGTCGCTGGTCCCACCGCGGCACGCCGAGGCAATGCCCCCGCAGCGGATTTGTCGGACTCGCCAATCGATTTGATCTCGCCCGAGAAGATGATCGCCAAGCGTCCCGTCAACGATGCGGAGAGCTCGGCGGCTGAACGATTGAGTTTGCCCGCCGAAGCAGACGCCGCGTTCCAATTGACTGGACCCGATTCTCCCATCATCGACACGCTGATCGATGCGGAAACGGTCGGCGGAGGTCAGGAACCCGAGGACTACAACAGTTGGCCTGAGCCTTCGCTGACTTTGTTTGTGACCGGGCAACAACACGGCTACATCGAGCCATGCGGATGCACGGGGTTGGAAAATCAGAAGGGCGGCGTCGCTCGCCGGATGACTTTCCTGAATCAGCTTCGCGAGAAAGGTTGGGATATGGCTCCCATCGACGCGGGCAATCTGGTCCGTCGTTATGGTCGGCAAGCTGAGATCAAATTCCACCGCTCGCTCGAAGCTCTTCGCGAAATGGATTACGTCTCGGTTGGGCTAGGCCCAGACGACGTTCGTTTGAGCGTGAATGACTTGATCCAGGAAGCGTCGCCCGGCGATTCCGAAGAGGCGATTTATGTGTCCGCCAATGTGATCCCTTTTGATCGTTCGTTGATGCCAGCGCATCGCGTCGTTCGCAAAGGCGGAATGACGTTGGCCGTCACCACGCTTCTCGACCCTGATTCGTTGGAAACGAAACTCAGCGCCGATATTCAAATGACCGATCTGGTTGACTCAGCAAAAGAAGCTTTGGCATCGATTCAGAAAGAGAACCCTGACTACACCGTGCTGACGTTCTATGGCAAGGAAGAGAATGCTCAGGAGTTGGTTCGTGCGGTTCCCGGTTTCGATTTGGTCGTGATCGCGGGCGGATACGGCGAGCCAACGTACCAACCTCAATTGATTGAAGGCACCGAAACGAAGGCGATCTTGACCGGCGACAAAGGCATGTACGCGGGACTGGTTGGTCTGTATCCCGATGCTCCGATTCGTTACGCCCGCGTGCCTTTGACCCACGAGTTTGAAGACTCGCAAGAAATGCGAGACTTGATGAAGGACTACCAGTTCCAACTTCGAGACGTTGGTTTCGAAGGATTGGGTCTGAAACCCATCCAGCATCCATCAGGCGACAAGTTTGTTGGGGCGGAAGCTTGCGGCAAGTGTCACACAACCGCATTTGATATATGGGAAAGCTCTGCTCACTTCGAGGCAACCGAGCACCTTGTCAATCCAGGCGAACGCGGCGACGTTTCGCGGCACTTCGATCCCGAATGCATTTCTTGCCATGTGACCGGTTGGAACCCGCAAGGTTACTACCCGTACGTTTCCGGCTACTTGGAATTGGAAGCCAGTTCGCACTTGCATGGCAACGGTTGCGAAAACTGCCACGGACCTGGGGCGGCTCACACGAAAGCGGAAGAAGCCGACAGTGGAGTCAGCGACGAAGAAAAGACTCGATTGCGGGAAGCGATGAAGCTACCGCTGGATGAGGCTCGCGAATCGTGCATGAAGTGCCACGATCTGGACAACAGCCCTGACTTCCACGCCGACGGTGCTTTCAATGATTATTGGGCCGAGATCGAGCACTACGGTCTCGACTGA